The Lewinella sp. 4G2 nucleotide sequence GTAAAGGAGGAATTCAACACGGAAACCAAAATGCGGGTCTTCACCTACGACAACGCCAGGATGGAGACCGATACGTTGATGACGCCCCTCGACAGCATACGTTACCACAAGATGATCCTTCAGATCGGTAGTATGTCGGTTGAGCCAACGACCGGGTTTGTCCGGACGTGGGTAGGTGGTTCCAACTTCAAGTGGTTCCAGTTTGACCACGTGACGACCAAGCGCCAAGTGGGGTCCACCTTCAAGCCCTTCATCTACGCAGCCTCGGTTGATTTACGCGGTATCAGCCCCTGTTTTGAAGTGCTGGACCAACCCATCACCATTGCCCCGGGTGACGGTAGCTTCTACCTCACCGAACCCTGGACGCCCAGAAACGCTACGGATGATTACTCTGGCGAATTCATGAACCTCTACACGGGGCTGAAGAAATCCGTCAACTCCGTGTCCGCTTACCTCATGCAGGAATTGGGATCACCCGACCCCGTCCGTAACATGGTGGCTAACATGGGTTTGCCGAAGGATGAAGTTCCTTCCGTCCCCTCTATTGCCCTCGGTTCGGTGGACCTCACCGTACAGCAGATGACCGGTGCCTACACCACCTTTGGAAACAACGGCGTCTTTAATCGCCCCATTTTCCTCACCAAGATTGTCGACCGCACGGGAAGGGTAGTGTACGAGTACATCCCCGATGACCGCCGTGCGCTAAGCCCCTCCGCCAACTACGTAATGGTGCGGATGCTCCAGCAAGCTTCCGTGGGCAACCTCCGCGGTGTCTCCGGCCCCGTCGGTGGTAAAACGGGTACGACCAACGACCAGACGGATGGTTGGTACATGGGCATCACTCCAGAACTGGTCGTCGGAACCTGGGTAGGGGGTGACGACCGGTGGATTCGCTTCCGTAGCCTCGGGCTTGGTGGCGGCTCCCACATGGCCAAGCCCTTCTTCCGGGAGTTCGTAGAGGCTTCCCAAAAAGATGAATCCATCGAATGGGATACCAAACGCGACTTCTTCCGCCCCCGTGGCGACCTCGGCATTGAGCTGGACTGCGACGCCTACGCCGGCAGCAACGATGACGTTTTCGAAGACGGCGAAGAGGATACTGACCGTAGCTTGCCGGATGACCCGTTCGGTGGTGGTGGGCTGGATAATACGCCAGATTTTTAGTGGAGACCCGGTTCCCGACCTCAGGTCGGGATATGCCACCGGCTCCCGACGTCTACGTCGGGCTTACAACACCGTGATGTATCCCCGGTTCCCGATCTCAGGTCGGGATCTTATTTCGTATTCAAGTTTCATCGCTTTAGATAGATGCTTCGCCACGTATCCCTTCTACGCGGTAATGGGCGCAATATTGGCAGCTTTATCCTCGAAGACCTTAACCCGGTTATCCGAGGATGGGCGATGTACTTTTCATTGAGTGAGACGAAGAAATGGATGGAACCACTAGACAGTTGGTTGCGTTGCCGTCTGCGCAAGGTGAGATGGCAGCGGTGGAAACGCAACTGGACGCGCTTTGAGGGACTGATGAAACGGGGGCTGGAAGAAGAGCGCGCCGCGAGGAGCGCCTTTAACCGGCTAGGCCCGTGGTTTAACTCGGGTGCCTCCCATATGAACCAAGCCTTCCCGAAGAGCTACTACGACAAGATCGGACTGGTCAGGATAACCGCGACGATTAACAAGCGCAAGGCCGATAGGAAATGATATATCGTAACGGCGTCTTTCCCGTCCAGGGCGTGCGGCCCGTATTTAGTTCGGTTGTGGATATACTGGAAGCTAACCTTAGCACTTTTATGGTCCGCGCTCTGATGGCGGAGGCGCCCGGTCTGCACGTGCGATACAACCGGGCTGAAAAAGAATTGATCGGTACCTACGGAGGGGAGTCGTCAACCATCAAATACGTGGGGCGCATCGATGCCGTACGCCAAAGTAATGAAGAGGACGTAACGGCAAACATTTACGTACACGAAAGTGGGCACGCCGTCGTCTATATGATTCTGACTGGGATGGTGCCTTTGCAATTGAAAAGTCGGGTAGCGAATAGCTACGCGGGTGGTTTCACGTTATCTCACCAAATGGATTCCACGAAGAAAAGCCTGCTCGATAAAGTCAAAATCTACCTGGCGGGCGGATTGGCCGATGAACAGGTCTTTGGTGAGGAAAATGCCAGCGTTGGGCGCATAAGCGATCGCCTGGAAACTTCGGGGATGGTGGCCGACTACATTAGGCCACAAGGTTATGATCATGATTACCAAGCCGTTTATAATGCCGAGCATTATCCCAGAAAAATGGACTGGAAGGTGACCGATTACCGCGTCGAGCAAATGATGCGATCGCTCGCAGCCGATACCAAACAATTGCTTCTGAAGCACGATCGGCTGCTTATTGAACTCAGCGAGGCTTTGAATAAATTAGGTCGCCTGGATGCCAATAGCATTAAACCCATCGCCGAGCAGCATGGGCTTAATGTTCAGATCTTCTCTGAAGGGCATCTTTACATTACGGACTATCAGAGTAAGTTAAATTAAAAAAGCGCCGCTATCGTTTCCGTAGCGGCGCTTTTCTGATTCAACCATGCAAGTTACTTACCGAGCATGGCCAAGTATTCAGGGTGTTTACTGTCCGTCGTTCCGGCGGCCTTGATGTAGGGCGCCGCCGTATCGGCCATCCCCTTTTTTAAATAAAGAGATGCCATCATTCTGCTCACGTCAATATTTTCCGGGCGTTTTTTATATTCCCGTTCGGCGTAAACGATAGCCTTATCGTAATCCTCAAAATGATCGCGATAGAGCGCGGCGTATTCCAAATCCATGTTGTGCCCGGAATCTACGTCGTCCTGCAGCATCACGAAAATTTCATCTTCAATCTTCTCTGTTTTCTCTTTTTGGTTAGTCTGTTTGTAAATCTCGGCCAGTTGAATGTAGTAACCTACTTCCGGGATAATGTCAGCGGCTTCTTGAACGAGCATTTCGGCTTCCGGGTAATTTCCCTTATCCAGTTCTAGCTGACCGAGTGCGGCAATGGCGAAAGGATAATTCGGACGTTCCCGAAGTATGATTTCAAATTGCTTTTTGGCCGCTTCTTCATCACCGTATCGTTGGTACAATTCACCAAGGGTAAGCCTGGCCCAGGCCGAGCTTTCGTATCCTGGCGCTCCCGCTTTGACCGCGCTGATCATAGCCTCTTTAGCGCCCACCACGTCACCGTGAATT carries:
- a CDS encoding group II intron maturase-specific domain-containing protein; this encodes MLRHVSLLRGNGRNIGSFILEDLNPVIRGWAMYFSLSETKKWMEPLDSWLRCRLRKVRWQRWKRNWTRFEGLMKRGLEEERAARSAFNRLGPWFNSGASHMNQAFPKSYYDKIGLVRITATINKRKADRK
- a CDS encoding lipopolysaccharide assembly protein LapB, with amino-acid sequence MQLASDLRLKDAKAIKPRVTLAQIFVNEARVTGEHGHYYPAALKMVNEALDLNRGKDTNLEFLALSTKAGVQLSQHEFKEALQTANRAIEINPHNAQIYGALVDVNVELGRYDEAVAAADKMVKIRPDLRSYSRVSYLREIHGDVVGAKEAMISAVKAGAPGYESSAWARLTLGELYQRYGDEEAAKKQFEIILRERPNYPFAIAALGQLELDKGNYPEAEMLVQEAADIIPEVGYYIQLAEIYKQTNQKEKTEKIEDEIFVMLQDDVDSGHNMDLEYAALYRDHFEDYDKAIVYAEREYKKRPENIDVSRMMASLYLKKGMADTAAPYIKAAGTTDSKHPEYLAMLGK